The stretch of DNA tgcttgaacccaggaggcggaggttgctttgagccgagatcgtgccactgcactccagcctaggcaacagagccacaCCATGtctcaataatgataataaaaggccgggcgcggtgcttacgcctgtaatcccaccactttgggaggccgaggagggtggatcacgagatcaggagatcaagaccatcctggctaacacggtgaaaccctgactctactaaaagtacaaaaaattagccgggcgaggtggcaggcgcctgtagtcccagctactcaggaggctgaggcaggagaatggcgtgaagccgggaggcggagcttgcagtgagccgagatggagccaccgcactccagcctgggcgacctgagcgaaactctgtctcaaaaaaataaataaatacataaatcagtaataataataataataataaggctgtGGCCTTCGCAAGGTGCCCTCCACCTGGTTCCCGCTGCTAGTGTCCCTGCGGGTATCAGACACCCCTTGTCAGTCATGTGGGACACATTCCGTCCCAAACCGCCAGATGGGGGACGTCCCTCACCTGCCCTGAACTTTCCATGGCTCTCCAGGGTCCTGGGGACAAACCCAAGCTATCCTCACCCAGGGTCTCCGCTGAGGGCTGGCCTCCCCGCCAGGCTGGGCCCACCCACTGGAGCCCCAGCCCCTAGGAGGGTCAAAGCCCTTCCCATATTCACAGGCCTTAGAGTTCGCGCCTTGGCTGGGCTCCTAGTCCGGGCTGAGCGTCTACTCGCTGGTTAAGGTCGGTCGTTCCAGGTCCACAGCAGCCTCCACGAGGCCCACCCCCTGCCTGCTCCGCCCCCCTCAGCCCCCTCCCGCGCTCTCACTCCGACCTTGCACCGGGAGGAGGGAATAGGGGGGTTGCCGCTGGGTGAATAGAGGGCGCGTGGGCAGGGGAGGGAGTGGCGAGCGGCTGCCGGAGAGGCGGGAAGGCAAGGCCAGGGGAGGGGGTCACGGGCTATAAACACTCGGCTGCAGCGGCGCCGGCAGAGGAGCCGCCGAGCCCAGCACAGCTGCCCTCTGGACCCTGCGGACTGCAGCCGAGCCCCTTCCTGAGTTCCACGGGCGCAGCCCCCGGGCGGTCGGGCGGAGGGGTCCCCGGGGCGGTGCCAGGGCGCAATCCTGGAGGGCGGCCGGGAGGAGGAGGTGCGCGGGGCCATGCACACCGTGGCTACGTCCGGACCCAACGCGTCCTGGGGGGCACCGGCCAACGCCTCCGGCTGCCCGGGCTGTGGCGCCAACGCCTCGGACAGCCCAGTCCCTTCGCCACGAGCCGTGGACGCCTGGCTCGTGCCGCTCTTCTTCGCGGCGCTGATGCTGCTGGGCCTGGTGGGGAACTCGCTGGTCATCTACGTCATCTGCCGCCACAAGCCGATGCGGACCGTGACCAACTTCTACATCGGTGAGTGCGGGCGCTGCGCCGCACCTGCTGCCGTCCCGGGGGCTCCGAGGGCCGAGCGGCCTGGGGCGCCCTCTCGCGGCGCATCGGGGCCCTCTCGGACCCGGCTCTGTCCCCTGCAGGGGTCCCCCCCACCTCGAATCTTTTCCCTGTGGTCCCTGCACCTGAGGCTAGAGGTCGCAAACTCCAACGCGGGCGGGCCCGGGCGGGCCGGAGGGTGGGGAGTGTGGCACATGGAAACCCCGACCTGGCCACTCGCGGGGCTCGCCCCGGTGCAGCGCGGGCCAACGGCTCGGTGTCAGCTGAAcaaagggctgggggaggggctggcTTGGCCCGCGGGCCTTAGTTTGCGACCCCTGCTCCGGtggctctctgagcctgtttatGCATTTGTGTCCTGGGGTCCCCTATCACACACAGCTGTGAGCCCAGTCGGTGGCTGCTGGGCCGGCACCATTGTCTCCAGTTTGCagttgtggaaactgaggctcagagggtcaGGGGCCTGCTTAGGCTCCCCCAGACCGGACAGGGCCCAGCAGAACCGATTTCTGCCGGAATGGCCAGGAAATCCGAGCCGGAGGCGTAATGTTTGAGATGTAAGGGGGAATTACTAGAAGGCGCCCCAACTTCTCTGCCCGAGGAGGCCAGGGGCGCTGGGGGGGCCTCCCTGAGCCATCCTGCTGGTCACTCGGACCAAGGTGGGGGccaggggtcagggccaggagcgCTGGGCGGTTCCCGCGGCCAGTGGCGCCCACGCCCTGCGCCCGCGCATCCCCACCGCAGCCAACCTGGCGGCCACGGACGTGACCTTCCTCCTGTGCTGCGTCCCCTTCACGGCCCTGCTGTACCCGCTGCCCGCCTGGGTGCTGGGCGACTTCATGTGCAAGTTCGTCAACTACATCCAGCAGGTGCGCTCCGGAGCAGGAGGGGAGAGGGCGCACTTGGGGACGGGAGGGGGTGCGTTCcgcagtgggaggggaggggacgcaCTTGGGGACAGGCGGGAGTGCGCTCcgcagtgggaggggaggggatcgTACGTGGGGACGGGGAGGGGGGTTGCGCTGCGGagcaggaggggagggggcgCACGTGGGGACGGAGGGAGATGCGCTCAGAAGCTGGAGGGGAGGGGGCGCatggtggggcgggggaggggtgCACTCTGGAGCAGGAGGGGAGGAGGCGCACGTGGGGACGAGGCGCACGTGGGGACGAGGAGAGGGGATGCGCTCCGGAGCGGGGGGGCGGGCGTATGTGGGGATGGGGAGCCCACGTGGGAAGGGGGGGCGGACCTTGGGCGAGGCGCGAGGCAAACGCATAGGAGAACCAGGGGCTGGGATGCCCAGCTTGCGGGAAGGGGCTGGGCGGTGGTGCAGCCTAGAACTGGAGTGGGGGGCGGGAATGGGGGAGGGATGCAGACGGGGACCCGGGTCACTGGTGAGGAAGGGCTACTGAGGCCCTGAGGCTTCTTGCCCCGCCTGTCCCTCCATCTCACGCAGCCCCCCTGTCTCAGACTCGGGGTATCAGCCGCCCCCCAAGGGCTCCCTCACTTCCCCAATCCTCCTGCCCTCCTCTCCCAGTCTCCCCACCTTCTGTCCCCTCAACCCGCACTGGACACTCCTCCCAGGACACTTCCCATGTATGTGCCTGAGTGTTCGCACACGTAGGGGGATCAGCAGGGCGGGCGGACAGGGCAGGCTCCCAACCGCGCAGGTGGCCACACGCCCGGCTGGCGGCTCCCGCAGGTCTCGGTGCAGGCCACGTGTGCCACTCTGACCGCCATGAGTGTGGACCGCTGGTACGTGACGGTGTTCCCGTTGCGCGCCCTGCACCGCCGCACGCCCCGCCTGGCGCTGGCTGTCAGCCTCAGCATCTGGGTAGGTGAGTACAGCTCAGGGGCCTCACGGGAGAAGGCGGACACGTCCTAGTGCCCTGGGCGCCCGGAGCCACCTGCCGCCTTGGTCCAGCATCTGGAAAATGGGCGCAATAGCTCTGCCTGCCTAGGGCCAGCGAGGCTGCAGACGGGGCGCCCGGGCCTTTGCAGGGTGGCTGGGTGAACGCCTCCCGGGGAGGCACGTGGGGGACCGCTGGTTCCCCGAGCGGGGTCTTCATCCCGGCTTGTGGCACAGGCTCTGCGGCGGTGTCTGCGCCGGTGCTCGCCCTGCACCGCCTGTCACCCGGGCCGCGCGCCTACTGCAGTGAGGCCTTCCCCAGCCGCGCCCTGGAGCGCGCCTTCGCACTGTACAACCTGCTGGCGCTGTACCTGCTGCCGCTGCTCGCCACCTGCGCCTGCTATGCGGCCATGCTGCGCCACCTGGGCCGGGTCGCCGTGCGCCCCGCGCCCGCCGATAGCGCCCTGCAGGTGCGCGGCGTGGGTGGGAGGACAGCAAGGCTGGGCAGGCGGGGAGGCACCGTGGTGGGAGGCGCCGGTGGGGGCATCTGCGCGGGCAGGGACAGCCCAAGGGGTCCAGGAGGGGCGGCGCGAGGGGATGAGCCGAGCCGGGCCCCAGCCTTTCGTCTAACCACCTTCACGGCACCCCCCCAGGGGCAGGTGCTGGCAGAGCGCGCGGGCGCCGTGCGGGCCAAGGTCTCGCGGCTAGTGGCGGCCGTGGTCCTGCTCTTCGCCGCCTGCTGGGGCCCCATCCAGCTGTTCCTGGTGCTGCAGGCGCTGGGCCCCGCGGGCTCCTGGCACCCACGCAGCTACGCCGCCTACGCGCTTAagacctgggctcactgcatgTCCTACAGCAACTCCGCGCTGAACCCGCTGCTCTACGCCTTCCTGGGCTCGCACTTCCGACAGGCCTTCCGCCGCGTCTGCCCCTGCGCGCcgcgccgcccccgccgcccccgccggCCCGGACCCTTGGACCCCGCAGCCTCACACGCGGAGCTGCACCGCCTGGGGTCCCACCCGGCCCCCGCCAGGGCGCAGAAGCCAGGGAGCAGTGGGCTGGCCGCGCGCGGGCTGTGCGTCCTGGGGGAGGACACCGCCCCTCTCTGAGCGGACCCGGTGGGAATCCGAGCGGCTCCCTCGGGAGCGGGGACTGCTGGAACAGCGGCTATTCttctgttattaatatttttcttactgtCCGAGATCAACTGTGCAAATATTTTGGTCTCTTGTGACGTTCGGTGCAGTTTCGTTGTGAAGTTTGCTATTGATATTGAAATTATGATTTCTGTGTTTCCTGAAATTAAACATGTGTCAACACAGGACTTTCTGGATCATTCCAGAAAGTGTCAGACGTTTTCTCATTGTCTTGTAGTTGACTGTCACTGTGTACGATtcattccacttttttttttttttttttttttgagacagggtctccttctgtcacccagactggagtgcagtgacgcgatctctgctcactgcaacctctgcctcccaggttcaagtgattctcctgcctcagcctcctgagtagctgggattacaggcgcccgccaccacgcccggctaatttttgtattttaatagagacggggtttctccatgttggccaggctggtctcgattttcctgaccttaagtgatccccatgcctctgtctcccaaagtgctgggattacaggcgtgagccaccgcgcccggggcCTCATCCCACTTTTAGAGAGactaaaatgtgaaaacagacagtgcaaatgcctatcaatcaacgagcagataaagaaaatgtggcgcgCGCGcgcgcaaacacacacacacagaagactactactcagccataaagaggaatgaaatggCATTCAcacaacctggatggagttggagaccactaCTCTAAGAAACTGGAATGGGAAACCAAACATCCTATgttctcagcctcctgcctcagccttccaagtagctgggactacaggcgcccgccatcacgccctgctacttttttgtacatttagtagagacggggtttcaccatgttagccaggatggtctcgatctcctgacctcgtgatcgcccgcctcggcctcccaaagtgctgggattacaggcgtgagcaaaaCTCATTTTCAGGTGAGACGGCGCCACCTAGCGGCCGCCGGCACTGGCCCCGCCCCTAAGagcccgcccccctcccccccccccgccGGCCGCAGTCCCGCAGGTGCCCGGCAGATGGCACGCGCGGCCCGCGGAGGTTTCGCGCCTTCTTTTCTCGCCTGCAGAAGTCCCAGAGGTGCCCCGTGCCCAGGGGCGGTGTCGCTCATTCGGATCCCAACCTGGACCCCCGGTTGGAGGTATCCCCGCTGTGAAGTGGGGCAATCAGAGGCACATTATGAATTATCCCGGTCTTAGGCACTTTGCTTTTGAGGGCCCCTTCTATGAAAACGTTATTCAAAATGGTAATTTATTCTGCAATATTCACCGtcaaagaaaacaggaagaaaaagataCTTTATTCTGCTTCATGTCCTGGAAGAGgggtaaaaatgatattttatatctGCGTCAGTATAAAGAGAGATATAACAGGCTGGATTcattatatatgatttttttttttttttttgagatggagttttgttcttgtccaggctggagtgcagtggcgcgatcttggctcactgcaacctccgcttcccaggttgaagggattctcctgcctcagcctcccaagtagctaggactacaagcctgtgccaccacaccaggctaatttttgtatttttactagagacaggatttcgccatatcggccaggctgatctcaaactcccagcctcaagtgatctgctggcctccacctcccaaagtgctgggattacagacgtgagccactgtattttattttttgagacagtcttgctctgtggcccagactagagtgcagtggtgtgatcatggctcactgctgcctcgacctcctgggctcaagcaatcctcttgcctcggcctcccgagtagctgggactacaggtgtgtgccaccacaattggctaatttttgtattttttgtagagatggggtcttgttacgttgcccaggctagtctcaaactccggggctcaagagatcctccttcctcagcttcccaaagtgctaggattacagtcttGAGCCACGGTGCTcagccttaatttttttattttataaattttttgtggagacagggtctatgcccaggctcatcttgaataCCTAGCCTTAGGCCATCCTCCCGCCTaagcctaagcctcccaaagtctgggattacaggcgtgagccactgtgctgagctctcttctttttttttttttttttttttttgagacagagtctccttctgtctcccaggctggtgtgcagtggtgtgatcttggctcattgcaacctccgcctcccaggtattctcctgcctcagcctcccgagtagctgggattacagatgcctgccaccacgtccggctaattgttttgtatttttaatagaggcggggtttcaccatgttggccaggctggtttcgaactcctgacctcaagtgatccgcctgccttggcctcccaaagtgctgggattacaggtgtgagccaccaggcccagccctagTTTGGGCTTTTTAACCTGCAGAGCTGTGGGAGCGGGATCTGGGGGGTTTTATGAGGATGTCCCCTACCTGAGTGCAGAGTAGAGAACCGGTCCAGTGACCAGCAGGGTTGGGGGAGGATCACGCTGTTTTTGTGTGGGGGAGGTTCCCAAAGCCCCAGGCGCCCCCAGGAGATGGTCTGGCTGGGAAACCTTCAGAGCTAGGGCTGCTGTGCCCCCAGGAGATGGTCTGGCTGGGAAACCTTCAGAGCTGGGGCTGCTGTGCCCCCGGTAGATGGTCTGGTTAGGAAATGTTTAAAGCTGGGGCTGCTGTGCCCAATGCACAGCTTGAGAAAGAGACTGGGAGAGGTCTGTACTGATCTAAATCCACACTGCTGCCTACCCCTGCGGGGCGTGAGGGCATCTGGAATATGGTGGAGCCAGCTAGTCTGCGTAGACATTCCGGGCTCCCTCTCTGGGCTAAAAATAGGAGCCCCCTCACTGCAGGCAGCTGCCATCCTGCATCCCCTCACCCCCCTGCGCGGCCCCTTCGGGAGAAGCTGCAGCCAGCTACCCGGATCACAGCTTCCTCCTGGGAAACGGGTAGGGGCTCTACCCTTCCTGCCCTGGAGGTAATTATGCCCCCACCCTGTGCCCTTCCCTTTGAACAAAGGGCAGCCTAATCCAGAACAGGATGGTGAAAGGGTTGAATTAACATTGGCCCATTTTATAGAGggataaactgaggcacagacaggcCCATGCACCCGCCCTCCAGGTGCCTTTCGGGTCTGCTGGCCTCCAGGTGCTCCATCGTAGGTGGGAGGGACTTCCTGCATCTTCAGACCTGAGCTGGGTCCTGGCCCTAGAAGGGGGTACTCCTACACCCCTTTATCCCGCTGCAGGGAGCGTCTCTCCAAAGCACCCCCAACCTGGGGCAGGTGTCTCAGGCCTCTCCATCGGAGATAGGGGTGGCAGCTGGGTTTGGTGTTTAATATAGCCTTATGGTGGAGGCCTCTCAGACACCTGCCGCCATTAGGCTACACGTGGCCCTGGGGCTGGAAGGCTGGATTCAGGCCTTGGAGTCGGGGGCAGCTCTCCTGtcggcagttttttgttttgttttgtttttgaggtggagtctcactgcgtcacccaggctggagtgcagtggcacgatctcggctcactgcgacttccacctcccggattcaagcgattctcctacctcagcctcccaagtagctgggactacaggcgcgcgccaccatgcccggctgatttctgtatttttagtacagatggggtttcaccttgttggccaggctggtctcgaactcctgacctctgatgatccgcccacctccgcctcccaaagtgttaagatgacaggcgtgagccaccgcgccggccccGGTTGCAGTTTTGTGGAGGGAGGAGGTGCAACTAGGTGGAAGGACAGAGAGAAAGTTGCAATGCCGTGTGCTAGtctaggggaaggggagggagacgACTACGACCCCGCCCCCAACACTCAGGACCGGGGACCCGAGCCCGCCAGAGACCCTCCACAAGTGAGGGTCCCCCCGGGTGGCCCCTGCCCGCCCTCCAGGCTCCCCCGGGGCTCACGTCCGGGCTGGAGCCTGGGCCTCTGCGCTTAGCCCCCTGGGGTCGCTTCCCGCGCAGACAGCTCCCTGCAGAGCACGCGTCCCCCTCCCGACCGCCTTCCTTGCACCCCGctcggtgcctcagtttcctgctcTGCGCAGTGGCGACAAGAAGGTTGCCCACTATAGAGAGGAGTGAGGGCTGGAGACGTGCAGGGACCTCCCTGGAGGGAGGGCAAGCGACCGCTCAGACCGTGTAAGTCATCACCACCTTCCCGGGGGGGTGGTGGGCAGCCGAGCTCCCGACGCTGGTGACAGCCGGGCCGGGCAGGGTCGTCCTGGTTTCACAAAGGGGCTCCGGGTCCCCGCGCACAACTCCCCACGCCCGCGCCGAGCCCCCGTCTGCAGCCCGTCCCTCCCCAGAGGGAGGCCGGCGGGACCCTGGTTCCCTCCCTCCGACGCCGCCCGCCCAGCTCTGCACCGGGTCTTTCAAGCCCATTTCTCAGACTTGGAAACGGCGGCTCCGGAGAGTGAAGTCACTCTCTCAGGGTCTCTCCATCTAAGGGGCGAAGGTGAAACTCCCAGTCCACGAGGCCCAGCCTAGGTGCTCCGTAAGAAGGGAAGAGTCTTGGTCCGGGATCTGGCTCCGATGCCTCCGGCCAGCCCGCCCAGGCGGAGCCCCAGTCAGTCCCCTCTTCTTCCCCCGGGGCGCTCccgccccagcccctgcccccggCACCCTCTGCGCTTGGGGCCGCGTCGCGCACTTTGCCCACCGTCCCTAGGCCGGGGGCGGGGCCTCCCGCGGCGCTGTTCCCCTTCccgtttattatttattatccttTAAAGGGGCCGCGACCTGAAAATTTCCGTCCACTCTGCCCAGCTCCCCAGCGCCCCCGGGCTGGTCGCGCGTCGTCAGACCGCGGGAGGGGGGCGAGGGGGCGTGCGGGGAAAAGTGGGGAGCCCTGGCGAGCCCCTCCCGCGCCCGGGCCGCGGCGCTGAATCACCGGCCAGGTATTTGCATCCGAGAGCGACTCGTCCCCTGGTGATttgtctgggggtgggggaggggcggggcgggggccggCCGCGCGCGGGGCGCCTCTTACCAATCGGGCGGAGGGGTGTAGACGCGGACGCGGCTGGCGGCTCGGTGAGTCGGCGCGCGGCACAGCCCCGTGGGTCGGGGGCCGGGAGCCAGCGGCGCGCACCGGCGGCTGGAAGCCAGGCGGGCCTGGGCAGGCCGACCCCAGGCGCGGGGCGCGCGCCCCACTACGAGCCGCCCTGCGCGGTAAGGCTGGGGGGCGCGCTGGCCGTTCCCAGCGCGGGTTCCGGTGCCGGGGTGGGCGCAGTGCGTCCTGGAAGCCAAAGAAGGGGGTCCCCAAAGTTGGGCGGAGATGTTGGTGGGGGTCCCGGACTGGGAAGGCGGCCCTGGCGGGCTGGGGTTCGGGGAGTTTTCTCTGCACCCCGCTTGGAGACTTCACTCCCCACTGGATCAATCGCTCAGGGGCGAGCAGGGGCGATCGGGGGTCGCGAGTGCGCGCCCCCCACTCCCCAGCGGAAGGAAATGGTCTCTGCGCGCGCGCGGGGGGCTGCACCccgatattttatttcatttttattctttctccccGAAATCAGGGATTTATTCGGGAGCCCAGAGAGGAGGGAGGGTAGTTCCCGGCGAGCCTCCCCAGCCGGGCTGGTTTATTTATAAAGTGTCCGCCCCAGCGCAGAGAGGGGCTCCTGGGGGAGACACCGCGGCCCCCGCGCGCCGGGGTGGGTTGTGCCCGGGCGCCCGGTTCCTCGGCGGGGATACCCAGGAAGAGCCCCCTGACCCGTTTCAGGGCCCCCCAGACACAAAAGCGGGCGCAGGAAGCGCTGGGAGCGCGCGTTTGTCAACTCCAACGCTCGGCGCCGGCCCCGGGCGGCGGGTTCAATTATCTTCCGTTTTTAGGCGCTCGGGCTGGAGGGGTTCCCCCCCCCATGCAAATCGGCCGCTTTCCAAGAAGCCTTTGAAATCCGGACCAGGGTTTCTGTCTTcttatttcttctccttcttgaGTTTTTTTCTCACTTCCTCCAGGCCCCCCCAACCCAGGACTTTCTTAGCCCCCTCCCCAGCTTtctgccccgcccctccccctcctcttcccttcgTGGAGTGAGGGGCCCCTTTCGCCACCCGCGGGCCCGGGGCCTTGCACAACTCTTTAAATAACCATGTTTTGCAAGGCCCGGGCCGAGCGGGTGACCTCTCTCCGGAGGCCTGGGGGGAGGAGGGTGTGGCCCAGGATCCCtccgccccccacccctgcctggtcCAACGACCACCCAGCGCCCCGTCCCAGCCTCTCCCTTGGGGCTGTCATAAAATGGGGGTGGGGGTCGAGGACAAAGGGCTCTTGGGGGGAGGGGTCTGAAGGGGGTGGGCGTAGCTAGTTTAGGGTTAATGGCGGCGATGGGGGGGCACCCAGCCCTGACCTAGGGGGGAATCTGGGATCCCCACCTGCCCCCTCCACCGGCCCCAACGTGGAGGTCTGtcctgctcccctcccccacccggCGACCCGGAAGGGTCATTAAACCCAGCAGGGCTCGGAGCGGGCTGGTGGGGGGAGTGGCTTCCTTTGGCCTCTTCCTTCTGTGCCCCCAAAGAGGGGGGGCTTTGCTTGGAGCTCTTCCGTGGGGGGGGCCTTGTCTTGAAGTTGTCCCAGGTGGGGGAGGGGCGACAGACCCGACCAGACCCTGAGTCAGAAATGCCCCCTCAGCACTTTCTTGggttgggtgggtggggggtgacCTCCAGCCTGGGGATGGGGGGCTGGGTGCCGCCCTGGTGGCCTCCGGACCGCCAGGCTCTCCTGGTCACAGCCCAGCGCTATGGCCCTGAGGTCTTTGTGACCTGGGACCTCTGTCCCCACAAGAGATGGAACAGAGGCTATTTTGGAACGTGCCCTCCTCGCTTTCTCCCAGGGGCCACCCACCTGCCCCCCACTGCCTTTTCATCCATGGGGCCGAAAGACTCAGGGATCTGGGTAAAGGGTGTCTAGGGCAGAGGGGCCGCAGGACTCTCTTGTCCGGTGACTGGGGAGGCTTGGGGGGGTCTGCTGTGCAACACTGACCTGGGTGGGGTCGGGTCACAGGAGGGATCTGAGTCCCAGGGGCCCCTGCCTCCTCGTCTCTCCAGGCCTTGTCTGCCCAGGAGCTGTGTATGAGTCTTGGGGGCTCCTTTGCCAGGGTAAGGAGGCGGCCTTACCTGGGCCCAGCTGCCTCTTGGGAGGGTGGAGCTTTGTCCCCTCCGCTGTCCCCATGATGTGCCTTCCCTCTGGGGTGTCACTCCAGGCCTGTTGGGTTCTGCCCGGCCTGTTTTATTGGCGGCCTGGGCGGGTGGAGGTGTGGCCTGGGCTAGGGGGTGTCTCGGGTGGGACCCAGGCCCCAGGAGTCTCTGTTCCTCACCCAGGCCATTAGGACTGGCCCTGGGTGGAAggcactctaggctgggtgagTGTGTTGCCGTCCGAGACATCTGGCCCACTCGGGATCCCAGAGGACCGGGAAACTCCAGACCCCTGTTGCCCTGCGGAGATTGTGGGGTCTGCGTGGGAGGCTTTGTGGTCAcccagacctgggttcaaaccccAGCTCTATGTCTCCAAGCAGAGgatccctgagcctcagttgtcCTCCACCATGAAATGGGACCGCCCTGGTGCCCCCTTCTGTGACACCTGTTGGTGCCCACCTTAACCTCCTGAACTCGATTCATCCCTCCTTGAGTGCCGGGGGGCGAGGGGGGGTACTGTTACCCACACTGTTTTGCAGGTAGGGAACCTGAGGCCCGGAGAAGTTGTGGCTTGGGCGTTGCTGTTGAGTTGTGTGATGGGGGGAGGGTTAGCCCAGGGCCCGTATACAACAGGCGCTCAATCTCCAGTCTggcctgagatgggaggataccTAGATACCTGGAGGCCAGGCTGGGCCGCTCCAACAGGGACTCAGGCAGCGACTGGAAGTTAGAACCCACCTGACTGGGGCCCGGAGCCCGCTGGCCAATCACAGGCCAGGAACGCCCATTCCCCCACCCTGCTTGTGAAGCAATAATCCAAGATCTCCTGGGGCAGACAGTCTGGCCACAGCGTGTTTCTCTGTGGCCCAGTGCGAGGCGACCTTGCTACCCAGGCCCACAGTAGGCTGTATGCGAAGAGCCTGCGCCTCTGCCTCCAAGAAGGCCTCCAGGTCTGCATCCTGCATGAGATGGACATGAGAGCTGATCCCCGGGGCCTTCATGGGGAAGGAGGGGGCCTGAGGAGCTCAGGCCTGCTCTGACCGtgccttttttccccctcaggTTTCTGCAAATGCGTGAATGAGCCGGATGCCAGCCTCTGTCCCCTGGAGCCCAGCGTGAGGAAGAGGCATGCCCCATCAGCCTTCAGCTTGAGCCCGgcggcccccgcccccgccccctgcCACCCTGCACTGCCCCGG from Gorilla gorilla gorilla isolate KB3781 chromosome 20, NHGRI_mGorGor1-v2.1_pri, whole genome shotgun sequence encodes:
- the KISS1R gene encoding kiSS-1 receptor, whose translation is MHTVATSGPNASWGAPANASGCPGCGANASDSPVPSPRAVDAWLVPLFFAALMLLGLVGNSLVIYVICRHKPMRTVTNFYIANLAATDVTFLLCCVPFTALLYPLPAWVLGDFMCKFVNYIQQVSVQATCATLTAMSVDRWYVTVFPLRALHRRTPRLALAVSLSIWVGSAAVSAPVLALHRLSPGPRAYCSEAFPSRALERAFALYNLLALYLLPLLATCACYAAMLRHLGRVAVRPAPADSALQGQVLAERAGAVRAKVSRLVAAVVLLFAACWGPIQLFLVLQALGPAGSWHPRSYAAYALKTWAHCMSYSNSALNPLLYAFLGSHFRQAFRRVCPCAPRRPRRPRRPGPLDPAASHAELHRLGSHPAPARAQKPGSSGLAARGLCVLGEDTAPL